The following proteins are encoded in a genomic region of Vigna radiata var. radiata cultivar VC1973A unplaced genomic scaffold, Vradiata_ver6 scaffold_7, whole genome shotgun sequence:
- the LOC106753863 gene encoding plant cysteine oxidase 2, with protein sequence MEGSLVDNGGERVGRGNKIGYVKRGIGKKRKQILRRVRRSDMTVSNTLQQLFHSCTEAFKGPDTVPSPQDVQRLRQILDNMKPEDVGLNKDLQFFKPGNAVRENQRVTYTTVYKCDKFSLCIFFIPEGGIIPLHNHPGMTVFSKLLLGLMHIKSYDWVDTEVSNDNLMPQPSQLRMAKLKADKVFTSSCDTSVLYPTTGGNIHEFKAITPCAVLDVIGPPYSKEDGRDCSYYKDHPCTVFPKEKIGEGKEEKEKDSYAWLEEIEMPENSEMDGIEYLGPTPF encoded by the exons ATGGAAGGAAGTTTGGTGGATAATGGTGGAGAGAGAGTTGGACGTGGGAACAAGATTGGTTATGTGAAAAGAGGCATTGGCAAAAAGAGGAAACAGATTCTTCGCAGGGTTAGGAGGTCCGACATGACTGTTTCAAACACACTTCAACAGCTGTTTCATTCATGCACAGAAGCTTTCAAAGGTCCTGACACTGTTCCTTCTCCACAAGATGTTCAGAGATTGCGTCAGATACTTG ATAACATGAAACCAGAAGATGTTGGGCTAAATAAAGATCTGCAGTTTTTCAAGCCTGGAAATGCAGTGAGAGAGAATCAAAGGGTCACTTACACAACAGTGTACAAGTGTGACAAATTCTCA CTCTGCATCTTTTTCATACCTGAAGGAGGAATCATTCCTCTCCATAACCATCCAGGCATGACTGTTTTCAGCAAGCTTCTGTTAGGACTAATGCACATCAAATCCTATGATTGGGTTGACACAGAGGTCTCTAATGACAACCTCATGCCACAACCATCTCAAT TGAGAATGGCAAAGTTGAAAGCTGATAAGGTGTTCACATCATCTTGTGACACTTCTGTGCTGTATCCAACCACAGGAGGTAACATCCATGAATTCAAAGCCATAACCCCTTGTGCTGTTCTTGATGTCATTGGCCCACCTTATTCCAAAGAAGATGGCCGTGACTGTTCCTACTACAAAGATCATCCTTGTACTGTTTTCCCAA AAGAAAAGATTGGTgaggggaaagaagaaaaggaaaaggataGTTACGCATGGTTGGAAGAAATTGAAATGCCAGAGAACTCAGAAATGGATGGCATAGAGTACCTGGGTCCAACACCCTTTTAG